The following proteins come from a genomic window of bacterium:
- a CDS encoding tail fiber domain-containing protein: ASYSWAVIGGGYGNTANGNFSTVNGGSSNLGSSTWATVGGGGSNAASGVASTVGGGYVNFARGDYTVVSGGGGGSSADSNSATGSNSTIGGGRANVASGTYATVAGGSANRASGGYSATVSGGASNIASGQDATVCGGYTNTASGNVSTVCGGTFNVAAGAYSFAAGRRAKANYDGCFRWADSYNADFSIPDTANSFSVRATGGVHLFTNATLTSGAHLYAGSSTWNAVSDSTLKRRYGKVDTKEVLDKVATLPIERWSYKAQDESVHHIGPMAQDFWRLFRVGDDSLSILTIDPDGIALAAIQELAKRNEKLEEQVARLTEQVQTLMAAEQHTSHKEK; this comes from the coding sequence GCCAGCTATAGCTGGGCCGTTATCGGGGGCGGATATGGCAATACAGCCAACGGCAATTTTTCGACGGTAAACGGAGGCAGCAGCAATTTGGGCAGCAGTACGTGGGCCACGGTAGGTGGAGGGGGCAGCAACGCGGCCAGTGGAGTGGCCTCCACCGTAGGCGGCGGCTACGTCAATTTTGCACGAGGAGACTACACGGTAGTATCGGGCGGTGGTGGTGGATCCAGCGCCGATTCCAATTCGGCTACGGGCAGCAATTCGACAATCGGAGGTGGACGAGCAAACGTCGCCAGCGGCACCTACGCAACGGTAGCCGGTGGTTCCGCCAACCGGGCGAGTGGTGGCTACTCGGCAACGGTGAGTGGCGGCGCATCCAATATTGCCAGCGGTCAAGACGCCACCGTCTGCGGCGGCTACACCAATACCGCCAGCGGCAACGTGTCCACCGTATGTGGAGGTACGTTCAACGTTGCGGCCGGAGCGTATTCCTTTGCGGCGGGGCGACGGGCGAAAGCGAATTACGACGGCTGTTTCCGGTGGGCGGACTCGTATAACGCGGATTTCTCGATACCCGACACGGCGAACTCGTTTTCGGTTCGGGCTACCGGCGGCGTACACTTGTTCACCAATGCAACACTGACATCGGGGGCGCATTTGTACGCGGGGTCCTCGACGTGGAACGCGGTTTCCGACAGCACGCTGAAGCGGCGCTACGGAAAGGTGGATACGAAAGAAGTACTCGACAAAGTGGCTACGTTGCCGATTGAGCGATGGAGCTACAAAGCGCAAGACGAGAGCGTTCATCACATTGGTCCAATGGCGCAGGATTTCTGGAGATTGTTTCGCGTGGGTGATGACAGCTTGAGCATCTTGACGATTGACCCCGACGGCATCGCGCTGGCGGCGATTCAGGAGTTGGCCAAGCGAAACGAGAAATTGGAGGAGCAGGTCGCACGGCTCACGGAGCAGGTGCAGACGCTGATGGCAGCGGAACAACATACTTCACATAAGGAGAAGTGA
- a CDS encoding metal-dependent transcriptional regulator has product MHEPIYRQSGPLTPTRENYLRALYQLSRSGAGVRLTDLAHAQDVRLPTARHAVDCLRDAGYVVQESYGLIMLTEAGRETGRRLNDRYELTRKFLIEVLGVSESVAEREACLMEHHLDQDTLERIAAFVKHVTGCADGNPEEILAADIQKRFPGVERNTPRS; this is encoded by the coding sequence ATGCACGAACCGATCTATCGTCAAAGTGGCCCGCTGACGCCAACGCGGGAGAACTACCTGCGGGCGCTGTACCAACTCTCGCGCTCGGGAGCGGGAGTACGCCTGACGGATCTGGCTCACGCTCAGGACGTGCGGCTGCCGACCGCGCGCCACGCCGTGGATTGTCTGCGCGATGCCGGATACGTCGTGCAGGAGAGCTACGGCCTCATCATGCTCACCGAGGCGGGCCGCGAAACGGGCCGCAGGCTGAACGATCGCTACGAGTTGACCCGCAAGTTCCTGATCGAAGTGTTGGGAGTCAGCGAGAGCGTTGCGGAACGTGAAGCATGTCTCATGGAGCACCATCTGGATCAGGATACATTAGAGCGCATTGCCGCGTTCGTCAAGCACGTTACGGGTTGCGCGGACGGAAACCCAGAGGAAATCCTCGCAGCGGATATTCAGAAACGATTTCCCGGTGTAGAGCGGAATACTCCTCGAAGCTGA
- the mscL gene encoding large-conductance mechanosensitive channel protein MscL, whose protein sequence is MLKEFKTFAMRGNVVDMAVGIIIGASFGTIVKSLVDDVIMPPIGLLLGRVDFSNLFVTLKSGATAGPYATVAEAKAAGAVTMNLGLFVNTIIGFLIVAFAVFLLIKGINHLKKKEEAAPPPNSRECPHCFSVIPVKATRCGHCTSELKAA, encoded by the coding sequence ATGCTGAAAGAGTTCAAAACCTTTGCCATGCGCGGGAACGTCGTGGACATGGCCGTCGGAATTATCATCGGCGCCTCGTTCGGTACGATCGTGAAATCGTTGGTGGACGACGTGATCATGCCGCCGATCGGACTTCTTTTGGGGCGGGTGGATTTCTCCAATCTGTTCGTTACCTTGAAGAGCGGCGCAACCGCCGGACCCTACGCTACGGTGGCGGAGGCCAAAGCGGCGGGCGCGGTGACGATGAATCTCGGCTTGTTCGTCAATACGATCATCGGTTTTCTGATCGTGGCGTTTGCCGTGTTCCTGCTCATCAAGGGAATCAATCATCTGAAGAAGAAAGAAGAAGCCGCGCCGCCGCCGAACTCGAGAGAATGTCCCCATTGCTTTTCCGTGATTCCCGTTAAGGCG